A part of Brassica rapa cultivar Chiifu-401-42 chromosome A05, CAAS_Brap_v3.01, whole genome shotgun sequence genomic DNA contains:
- the LOC103867088 gene encoding protein LURP-one-related 8, producing MRPFFSYEHHILSLSLYTCIYKHANDLFSLSNINSSSPTKIINTHKEKIMTKVHPKFQNTCEESLCDSKEAVVLTVWKKSLLFNCDGFTVYNSNGELVFRVDNYMNCPKDNIVLMDASGLPLLSIRRKKLSLGDCWMVYDGETQRDPMFTAKKNVSIMTNKRSLVSVSSKKTVLYEIEGSYSQRSCKILDERRNKKKTAEIKRKEAMVGGVSFGKDVFKLIVEPEMEPRVAMALTIILDQMYRY from the exons ATGAGACCATTCTTTTCATATGAGCAccacattctctctctctctttatacaCTTGTATATATAAACACGCAAACGACCTCTTCTCATTATCAAATATCAACTCATCTTCTCCAACAAAAATCATAAATACCCACAAAGAAAAGATAATGACAAAAGTTCATCCAAAATTCCAAAACACTTGCGAGGAGAGCTTGTGCGATAGTAAAGAAGCTGTCGTTTTAACGGTGTGGAAGAAGTCCCTTCTCTTCAACTGTGATGGCTTCACAGTTTACAACTCCAATGGAGAACTTGTCTTTAGGGTCGACAACTACATGAACTGTCCTAAAGATAACATCGTCCTTATGGACGCTTCCGGTCTACCCCTCCTCTCCATCCGCCGCAAG AAGTTGAGCCTTGGAGATTGCTGGATGGTATACGATGGAGAAACACAAAGAGATCCAATGTTTACGGCAAAGAAAAACGTTAGTATAATGACAAACAAGAGGAGCTTGGTGTCAGTTAGCTCGAAGAAGACAGTACTATACGAGATAGAAGGATCATACAGCCAAAGAAGCTGCAAAATATTGGACGAGAGGAGGAACAAGAAAAAAACGGCGGAAATCAAGAGGAAAGAGGCAATGGTTGGAGGAGTTTCATTTGGCAAAGATGTGTTCAAACTTATAGTTGAACCGGAGATGGAGCCTCGTGTGGCCATGGCATTGACCATCATCCTCGACCAAATGTATAGATATTGA